From the Glutamicibacter halophytocola genome, the window GCAGGTTGCAGTTGATGACGAAGTTCAGGTTGTCCAGCTTTTCGTTGGCAGCCAGCTGCAGGAAGCCGCGCGACTCCGGCTCGTCCATTTCGCCGTCGCCAAGGAAGGCCCAGACCTGCTGGTCGGAGGTGTCCTTGATGCCGCGGTTTTGCAGGTAGCGGTTCAGCTGTGCCTGGTAGATGGCGTTAGCTGGGCCGATGCCCATCGACACGGTCGGGAATTCCCAGAAGTCGGGAAGCGAACGCGGGTGCGGGTAGGAAGGAAGCGCGTGGCCTTCCTTGGAGTGCTCCTGGCGGAAGCCGTCCATGTCCTCTTCGGACAAGCGGCCTTCGAGGAAGGCGCGGGCGTACATGCCCGGCGAGGCGTGGCCCTGGAAGAAGACCTGGTCGCCGCCGCCTGGGTGGTTCTTGCCACGGAAGAAGTGGTTGAAGCCCACTTCGTAGAGGGTGGCTGCACCAGCGTAGGTGGAGATGTGGCCGCCAACGCCGATGGCCGGGTTCTGGGCGCGGTGCACCATGATGGCTGCGTTCCAGCGCATGAAGGCGCGGTAGCGGCGTTCGATGGCTTCATCGCCTGGGAAGTCTGGTTCCTGGTCCACAGGAATAGTGTTCACGTAGTCGGTGGTGGTCACATGGGGGACACCCACGGACTTTGCACCTGCACGCTGCAATAGCGAGCGGATAATGAACTGAGCACGCTCGGTGCCCTGGGATTCTACGAGAGAATCAAACGAGTCCATCCATTCCTGAGTCTCCTCAGGATCCCGATCTGAAAGCTGGTAAGTCAACCCGCTACGGATCTGGGAGATGTGTTCCTCTACAGCCACGGAAGCTCCTTGATTGAATTGCGGCTCCGCTGCGTTGCAGTTTTCCACTGCGATGCGACGGTTTTGGGACAACGGGTGCAGTAACACTGGAGTGATGTGCACTGTCGGTTCATATGCAACTCTAATGTCCTTTTTGCGGGCTTGGGAGCACAATTCTGAGCCAAATAGTGCTTAAATAAGACTTTTCAAGTGACTTGGGCAACACGGTATAGGAGCTATTAGGCTAACGCTCATGTCGATATGATGTGGACCACTGTATCGTGGGTTATATTTGTTCGGCGTGTTATTGCTGCAGCGCTTGAATGGAACAGGAAAACCGTGTTTCGTTGGTAGTAACGCTTTGCACCAGCAGGAGGAATGAAGTGAGCGACGCCGTATCGGCAAATCTGGAGCCCGCCAAAAAAATGGGGTTCCAAAATGAAGACCTTATTCAGGAACTGGGTTACGACGATGACGTGGATTACGATCTGCGTGACTCGATCGAGGATCTGATTGGTTCAGAGCTGCTCACCGAAGAGGATCATGACGTTGTCGACGCAGTTATCTTCTGGTGGCGCGATGGCGATGGAGACCTTGTTGATTCGTTGATGGACGCGTTGAACTGCCTGGAGGAAAGCGGCATTGTTTGGCTGCTGACCCCGAAGCAGGGCCGCGAAGGTCACGTATCCCCAGCACTAATCCAGCAGGAGGCACCGAGTGCCGGCCTGCACGTGACTACAAGTGAAGGTGTTTCGGAGGACTGGTCTGCAGTCCGCCTGGCCCCACGTAAGAAGAACTAATGATTCAAGCAGGTTCGCGCCTGTTCGATTTCTCG encodes:
- a CDS encoding DUF3052 domain-containing protein, whose protein sequence is MGFQNEDLIQELGYDDDVDYDLRDSIEDLIGSELLTEEDHDVVDAVIFWWRDGDGDLVDSLMDALNCLEESGIVWLLTPKQGREGHVSPALIQQEAPSAGLHVTTSEGVSEDWSAVRLAPRKKN